The Pseudomonadota bacterium genome has a segment encoding these proteins:
- a CDS encoding TIGR02757 family protein: MQGLADNDPVEFLHRYGENRDKEIAGFLASQFAYGKIDLFKRFLTSIFKLMGGNLGAFIQQGDFSGFNSLYYRFQKGEDIADLFNVLKKIIDEFDSIGKMIEYFYQGDTRETLWKVREHFFGKSNELTFFFPKPLKSSPLKRWNLYFRWMVRKDEVDIGLWNFIDKKNLIIPLDTHLFKIGRCLGWTGCKTPTYRAAKEITEALKKFSPEDPLKYDLFLCHRVGIGAECTGKKTAGCKKKCVIY, from the coding sequence CTGCAAGGGCTTGCCGATAATGACCCCGTTGAGTTTTTGCATAGGTACGGTGAAAATAGAGATAAAGAGATAGCAGGGTTTCTTGCCTCCCAGTTTGCCTATGGAAAGATAGACCTCTTTAAGAGATTTCTTACGAGCATTTTCAAGCTTATGGGCGGCAATCTGGGTGCGTTTATACAGCAAGGAGATTTTTCAGGGTTTAACAGTTTGTATTACCGGTTTCAAAAAGGCGAAGACATTGCTGATCTATTCAATGTTTTGAAAAAAATAATTGATGAATTCGACAGTATCGGGAAGATGATCGAGTATTTTTATCAAGGCGACACGAGGGAAACGCTGTGGAAGGTGAGAGAACATTTTTTCGGAAAGAGCAATGAACTCACATTTTTCTTTCCAAAGCCGTTAAAGTCGAGCCCATTGAAGAGATGGAACCTTTATTTTCGTTGGATGGTAAGAAAAGATGAAGTGGATATTGGTTTATGGAATTTTATTGATAAGAAAAATCTGATCATTCCCCTTGATACACATCTATTCAAGATTGGCAGATGTCTCGGTTGGACGGGGTGTAAAACCCCGACATACAGGGCAGCCAAGGAGATAACCGAGGCACTGAAAAAGTTTTCTCCTGAAGATCCTTTAAAGTATGATCTCTTCCTGTGCCACAGGGTAGGGATAGGGGCGGAGTGTACCGGTAAAAAGACTGCCGGATGCAAAAAGAAATGTGTTATTTATTGA
- a CDS encoding cupin domain-containing protein — MMDMVTIEKLPNTKDVDGAKWWIEEKGEFAQIAYKEEIRHLAFFELKKGFFRGSHVHKHKEETFYVISGRIQAIFLDMDTSRKEDHILVKGDRIRVKTNCGHIFYGLEDALVVEYSPQVYDKGDAYPVDFGNK, encoded by the coding sequence ATGATGGACATGGTAACGATAGAAAAGCTTCCCAATACAAAGGATGTGGATGGTGCAAAATGGTGGATAGAGGAAAAGGGAGAATTTGCCCAGATTGCATATAAAGAGGAAATAAGGCATCTGGCATTTTTTGAATTAAAAAAGGGATTTTTCAGAGGGAGTCATGTTCATAAACATAAAGAAGAGACATTCTATGTGATAAGCGGCAGGATACAGGCAATATTCCTGGACATGGACACCTCCAGGAAGGAAGATCATATCCTGGTAAAAGGCGACAGGATACGCGTAAAGACAAATTGCGGACATATCTTCTACGGGCTTGAGGATGCACTTGTGGTAGAATATAGCCCCCAGGTGTACGATAAAGGCGATGCTTATCCGGTTGATTTCGGGAATAAATGA